The sequence TCAACCGGGAAGCTGGAATTCAATATTATTCCGGTCGAATATGCGCGGGGATAACCGGGTGAATTTGACCAGGGAATCATGGGTCTTTGCGCGTTGTCTTCGTAGAAACGCGCATGGTAATAGCCGCGCGCACAACCTTGGTCCCGGATGTATCGGTCACGCTTACCTGTACCGTGTGATCTCCCGGCATCGAAACTGAGGCGGAGGGGATTTCGCAGACGGCTTTGAGCGCGGTCTTCGCGAGCTTGAGGTATTCTATGTTCATGCTGACAGGTATCCACCGAAGCGCTCCCGGCAGGGTAACGTCCAGGGTCATGCCGGCGACAAGCTCGCAGAGATTGCCCATGGCGAGTGCGTGCACCGTACCCAGGTGGTTGAGTACG is a genomic window of Spirochaetota bacterium containing:
- a CDS encoding DUF4442 domain-containing protein is translated as MSTALSIYRRMERLPLGKYFFSRILCLKAPYFGTIRPRFIELRPGYGEIGMKKRRRVLNHLGTVHALAMGNLCELVAGMTLDVTLPGALRWIPVSMNIEYLKLAKTALKAVCEIPSASVSMPGDHTVQVSVTDTSGTKVVRAAITMRVSTKTTRKDP